The following are encoded in a window of Oncorhynchus gorbuscha isolate QuinsamMale2020 ecotype Even-year unplaced genomic scaffold, OgorEven_v1.0 Un_scaffold_37:::fragment_2:::debris, whole genome shotgun sequence genomic DNA:
- the LOC124017995 gene encoding protein tyrosine phosphatase type IVA 2, with the protein MGRLANMNRPAAVEIAYEGMRFLITHNPTNATLNKFTEELKKFEVSTLVRVCDATYDKAPVEKGGIEVVDWPFDDGAPPPTQIVDDWLNLLKTKFRDEPGCCIAVHCVAGLGRAPVLVALALIETGMKYEDAVQFIRQKRRGAFNSKQLLYLEKYRPKMRLRFKDANGHNCCVQ; encoded by the exons ATGGG CCGTCTCGCCAACATGAACCGCCCTGCAGCAGTGGAGATTGCCTACGAGGGCATGAGGTTCCTCATCACACACAACCCCACCAACGCCACGCTCAACAAGTTTACCGAG gAGCTGAAGAAGTTTGAGGTGAGCACGCTGGTGAGAGTGTGTGACGCCACCTACGACAAGGCCCCAGTGGAGAAGGGGGGGATCGAGGTCGTG GACTGGCCCTTTGATGATGGTGCCCCGCCCCCCACCCAGATAGTGGATGACTGGCTGAACCTGCTGAAGACCAAGTTCCGAGACGAGCCTGGCTGCTGCATCGCTGTGCATTGTGTGGCGGGGCTGGGccg AGCTCCAGTCCTGGTGGCCTTAGCTCTGATTGAGACTGGGATGAAGTATGAGGATGCGGTGCAGTTCATACGACA GAAGAGACGTGGAGCTTTCAACTCCAAACAGCTACTTTACCTGGAGAAGTACAGACCCAAGATGCGTCTGCGGTTCAAGGATGCCAACGGCCACAACTGCTGCGtccaatag